TATACGAAGTTCCGAAAAGATTAGATAATGGCTATAATGCGAACCGCATGGACGGTCAAAGTCGCTAATTTGCCATCAGCAATGATAATATGGGGGTAGTTAATGTATACTGAGAATGTTAAAAATAAGGTTCAAAAAATGATACTTAATCAGGCGTAGAAACCCTGACCAGAAACAGAGATAAAAGTACGATCACTTCTCTTGAATATTTTGATGCCGTAGAGAAGTTTATGTTGAATGATTCGAGCTATGCTGAAGATCATAATCTTGCTAAGCAGTTAGAATATGAAACTAAAGATGCGTGGAAAAATCACTTTAAGTCTATTCTATCTTCAAAGCAAGCTACCGAACTAAAAGTTGCATATTTGACCGGTCCAAATCCAGAAAATGATTTAGAAGAGCTTTGCAATCTAGGGATTCTACCAGAAAATATATGGGCATTTGAATTACAAAACAATCTCTATATAGATGCTATGCAAAACTTGCTAAATACATCTCCGCAAGTAAAAATTCATAAAGGGAAGATAGATACTTTTTTTTCTAATACCGCCGTAAATTTTGATTTAATCTACTTGGACTTTTGCGGAGCTCTTTTTTCATCAAACAAGGAGAATAAATCCATTTCTACTATAATATCGTTACTAGACAACCACAGGCTTATTTCGCTAGGTGTTTTAATAACAAATTTTGCTTTTATTGACGATGATGATGACCCTGAAATGAAAACGTTAATCACAAAGATTGTTGCATTATATCTTTATCCCAAAGGCTATGCTGATATGGGATCGTCCGCCGAAGAGCAGGGGCTAGGGTTCGAAGAATAGTTTCACAAAGTCAAAAAAATCCAGGTAGCTATCCCGGCAAAACAAAATCAAGCTGATAAAAGGTTAAAGGTTGCTGCCTATTAGCGTATATAATATTGCAGTAACTTTTCGTGCAGCAATATTGGATGCAAAGTATAATAGAAAATTTGATAGTCGGGATAGAATGAGTAATTTCCCAGGTGGTTGCTGTGATGACTCGTGTGATCTTCTAGCGTATTATCTATATTCTGTATATGATATTCGTACGAAACAGGGAAATGGCAGATATTATGATAATGACCCTAATAACACCACAAATCACGCATGGCTAGTAATGGATGATAGTACAATTATTGATATTACCGTAGATCAGTTTGAATTCTTTTCAAAATATGCTGAAGGAATATATGTTGGAAAGGAAAAATCTTTTTACAAACACCTCAAAGACAAGTGAATTGATGAAAATTATGATATTATGCAGGATGTACGATTATGGGATGATTATCAAATCATAATGAGTAGTATAGTAATTTTACCTTTAGAGAACTGATAAAAAATGCTTTGATTTTTAGTGCAGTCTCTCTTCCTTGATAGATTATTAAATAGTCTATAAAAGCTAAAATTTATTTTTGGACACTCATGGTTTTAATTGCTTAATTTTAAGTTGTAATATAAGAAGGCTGTATATGAAACTAGCAACCCGACTAGCAACCCCTTCAATACTAGATAATAATTAACACAATTTGTCAATTTATAGCATATAAAAAAACCAAGCAAATAAGCCATTTCTTAATAATTTAATACTAATTAAGAATATAGTCGTACAACTCATAACCCAAAGGTCGTAGGTTTAAATCCTGCCTTCGCAATTAGTATATCCCCAATAGATTTTTTAGCTCCTGAAAGGTTTTTGTCCGGTGGTTTGGCGCACAAGGTCTAACTGTTCTGCAATTTCCCGGTCAATCATGCCGAGGAAAAATACCAGCAAAATAATGTCGCGTCGGTCCGGCGGTAGCTCGTTCAGGACTTCGACTAACTAGCTCGTCCAAAATGGCAATGTCGTGACCCAAGACGTTAAAGCAAAATGCGTCTTTGAAATAAGTAGCTCGGCGGACAATTTTGCCAAATCCTGTGTTGACAGCTCGCTTATAGTTACCTCATGCTCTCTGCGCCGCGTCAGTCTGCGATAGTATTTGCGGGCATTCAGCTTTAGAGTCTTTTTGCAAAAGATGTCAAAGTGTAGTATTGCTTCTGCTCTTTGTGCGATTGAGGCCTCATTTTTTCACCTCCTTTTATGCCCGTAAAGGCGAGTGGGGTCGTTGTCCTCTTTCACATACCTAATTGCTGGCAATGCCCTGTTTTGGCAAAGTTCGTGGCAAAAAAGTGATAAATATTTTTATGAAGACGCAAAAAAGCTCGGTTGAAGCTACTTAACTGGGCAATGAAAGCTATATTATATTTAGCTGTAAGATATACCATGCTAATAACCGGGATTGTCCCATAAACTGAAATGGATTTTTTTACGGCATGCATGATGGCGGCAGCAAATAAAGACAAAAGGACATAGCAATACCCTCCCCATACCGCCGTATCCTTGAAAAAGAGTGCAGTTAATATGCCTGTCGCAATATAGAAAACGGCGGCTTTGATGTCAATTTTCAAAACCGCCGTTAGGCTGCTCTATATTGTTTTGGGTAAAGCTATCCATCCGCCGCAACAACGGTTTTTATATTACCGCGAGGCAGAAAAAACATTACTCTTTGATGCGCTCTTATTTAAGATAGTTCCCGCCAAAGGGAAATCAAAATAGCTGTCGGGGTATGGCTCATTTCTTAAAACATAATGCCACCATTCATATTCGTATGGTTCAAATCCGCTATACTCCATGATGGAACATAATAGCTCGCGGTTTTTCGCTTCAATGCCTGAAATATCTTTTGATGTATGATGTGAACGCTTATCCATAAAATCAAAATCGCTACCCATCGGAATAATCGCGCCTGTATCCAACCTATAAAGCGTAAGGTCAATGGCGCTTCCGCGACTATGGCTTGATTTTTCTGCCACATATCCCTTTGAAATTATTTCGCTTCGCTCAATATTGGGATAATGTTTTTCTTTTGTGCGACCATCTTCCGGCTGTATAGACCAATTCATAAAATTGTCTACCGCACGTTGAGGGCGATACCCATCCCAAAGAAGTAAGCCGTATCCAAGCGCCGCCGCATGTTCCTTTGCTTTCGTCAGCGCAGTAGCCAGCGCGTATGTTCCTGCTATGCGATTGACTTCATATCCGTCTACCGGCTTCCCTGTGAAATTATCCCATGTGGCGTATTTAGCATCCCAACGAACACCGCCCAGCACTTCATCTAAAAAAACAAAGTCTCTTTCCATACAAATCACCCATTTAGAGCTAACGAAATGCACCGCTTAATCAAGCTGGAAAGCGTCATACCTGCAGAAATCATCATGCGAGGATAGCGGCTATAGGATGTAAAACCGGGTAAGGTATTTACTTCATTAAGCACAATGCAGCCGTTTTTAAGCAAAAACATATCCACGCGGGATAGTCCTTTGCAGCCGAGAGCCTTATAAATTGCTTTTGCCGTTTCCTGTATCTCTATGCGCTTTTCTGCCGGTATGTTTGCAGGAACGGTAAACATGGCGTTTTCGGAGCCTTTTTCAGGGTTAGCTTCTTGATGAATACGAAAAATACCGTGGGATAGCGTGATTTGGTCTACTTCCCCAACGAATAGGTCAGAACCGTTACCCAACACGGCGCAACCCACTTCAATGCCTGAAACTGTTTGCTCAATCAGGACTTTGCTATCGTACTGTCGTGCTGTTTCAATGGCAGCGTGTAGCTCATTTGCACTATTAACTTTTGTCACTCCGAAAGACGAGCCTGAACGCGCCGGTTTTATAAAAATAGGATATGTTAAAGTATCTGCTTCCGGGGTATCGCCATCATGTAAAATCAAAAAATCGGGAGTGTTAAAACCGGCATTCCTAACAACAATATACGTCAGGGATTTATCCATACATACTGCCGAGCTTTGAATATTGCAACCAACATACGGAACGCCGGA
This is a stretch of genomic DNA from Anaeropeptidivorans aminofermentans. It encodes these proteins:
- a CDS encoding sigma factor-like helix-turn-helix DNA-binding protein, translated to MNELPPDRRDIILLVFFLGMIDREIAEQLDLVRQTTGQKPFRS
- the vanA gene encoding D-alanine--(R)-lactate ligase yields the protein MDKLKVAILFGGCSEEHDVSIKSAKEIANHIDTEKYEPVYIGITKTGTWKICDKPCAEWENGDCCSAVLSPDRAMHGLIVVKNDEYQIQHIDVVFPVLHGKTGEDGSIQGLLELSGVPYVGCNIQSSAVCMDKSLTYIVVRNAGFNTPDFLILHDGDTPEADTLTYPIFIKPARSGSSFGVTKVNSANELHAAIETARQYDSKVLIEQTVSGIEVGCAVLGNGSDLFVGEVDQITLSHGIFRIHQEANPEKGSENAMFTVPANIPAEKRIEIQETAKAIYKALGCKGLSRVDMFLLKNGCIVLNEVNTLPGFTSYSRYPRMMISAGMTLSSLIKRCISLALNG
- the vanX gene encoding D-Ala-D-Ala dipeptidase VanX: MERDFVFLDEVLGGVRWDAKYATWDNFTGKPVDGYEVNRIAGTYALATALTKAKEHAAALGYGLLLWDGYRPQRAVDNFMNWSIQPEDGRTKEKHYPNIERSEIISKGYVAEKSSHSRGSAIDLTLYRLDTGAIIPMGSDFDFMDKRSHHTSKDISGIEAKNRELLCSIMEYSGFEPYEYEWWHYVLRNEPYPDSYFDFPLAGTILNKSASKSNVFSASR